A window from Megalobrama amblycephala isolate DHTTF-2021 linkage group LG9, ASM1881202v1, whole genome shotgun sequence encodes these proteins:
- the chd4a gene encoding chromodomain-helicase-DNA-binding protein 4a isoform X1, with product MSGSEDDRDDFEPRSMMQDEDDLDEELSENDAPKVKKKKKAKKSSRESKGSKRNRSRREDIGISSPEPGEGPDLDDGEEDRSESEGSDYTPGRKKKKRASTAKDKKRSSSGADRNSGASKRREPEEEEDEDDDDSEPKSSSQLLDTWGMEDIDHVFSEEDYRTLTNYKAFSQFVRPLIAAKNPKIAVSKMMMVLGAKWREFSTNNPLRGSAAATTALAAASAAATVETAAETPAAAPAAQVSAESTPAAPLRKAKTKEGKGPNARKKSKPAPKPQEKKVKTKKVAPLKIKLGGFNSKRKRSSSEEDDVDVDSDFDDGSMNSVSVSNGSNSRSSRSSAKKKPKKKTKKGDDDGDGYETDHQDYCEVCQQGGEIILCDTCPRAYHMVCLDPDMEKAPEGTWSCPHCEKMGIQWEAREDASDGEDDNEAGGEAEEDDHHMEFCRVCKDGGELLCCDSCPSSYHIHCLNPPLPEIPNGEWICPRCTCPTMKGKVQKILTWRWSEPPPPTPVARPTDLPADAPDPTPLAGRPEREFFVKWQNMSYWHCSWVSELQLEMHCQVMFRNYQRKNDMDEPPPIDFGVEGEEDKSEKRKKKDPTYARMEEKYYRFGIKMEWMMIHRILNHSVDKKNNCHYLIKWRDVTYDQSTWESEDMDIPEFDAYKLQYWNHRELMMGDEGKPGKKLKIKGKVRKLDRPPENPVVDPTIKFERQPEYLDSTGGTLHPYQLEGLNWLRFSWAQGTDTILADEMGLGKTVQTAVFLYSLYKEGHSKGPFLVSAPLSTIINWEREFEMWAPDMYVVTYVGDKDSRAVIRENEFSFENNAIRGGKKPSKMKKEASVKFHVLLTSYELITIDTAVLGSIDWACLVVDEAHRLKNNQSKFFRVLNNYPLQHKLLLTGTPLQNNLEELFHLLNFLTPERFSNLEGFLEEFADIAKEDQIKKLHDMLGPHMLRRLKADVFKHMPSKTELIVRVELSPMQKKYYKFILTRNFEALNTRGGGNQVSLLNVVMDLKKCCNHPYLFPVAAMEAAKLPNGMYEGSALTKAAGKLLLLQKMMRKLKDGGHRVLIFSQMTKMLDLLEDFLENEGYKYERIDGSITGGMRQEAIDRFNAPGAPQFAFLLSTRAGGLGINLATADTVIIYDSDWNPHNDIQAFSRAHRIGQNKKVMIYRFVTKASVEERITQVAKKKMMLTHLVVRPGLGSKTGSMSKQELDDILKFGTEELFKDDGEGENKEEDSSVIHYDDKAIDRLLDRNQDATDDTEIQSMNEYLSSFKVAQYVVKDEEEAEEEVQREIIKQEESVDPDYWEKLLRHHYEQQQEDLARNLGKGKRIRKQVNYNDGSQEDRGKRHWQDDQSDGQSDYSVASEEGDEDFDERTEANSRRPNRKGLRNDKDKPLPPLLARVSGNIEVLGFNARQRKAFLNAVMRYGMPPQDAFTTQWLVRDLRGKSEKEFKAYVSLFMRHLCEPGADGAESFADGVPREGLSRQHVLTRIGVMSLIRKKVQEFEHVNGQWSMPWMMELNENKTASTAGSQPDSPSKTPSTGTPADTQPNTPAPDGVSKAEDGGKDADKEKVKNGEGEKEASEKDNEVIAIPDEDDEASSASEEKGKDKEEKDKDKTSESSSEADKTDGNQVEKEEEKGKSGDADEKTEDTKPKGSEAEKETSDNKGEKDDEPEKMDTTPVTDEKKGQKDEKESGKTEETGKLPNGESAKDSAAAALAEERKKAKTRFMFNIADGGFTELHSLWQNEERAATVTKKTNEIWHRRHDYWLLAGIIQHGYARWQDIQNDVRFAILNEPFKGEINRGNFLEIKNKFLARRFKLLEQALVIEEQLRRAAYLNMTEDPSHPSMALNTRFSEVECLAESHQHLSKESMSGNKPANAVLHKVLKQLEELLSDMKADVTRLPATIARIPPVAVRLQMSERNILSRLASRGPDTQSQQVQQ from the exons GCCTCTGATTGCTGCAAAGAACCCCAAAATCGCAGTTTCCAAGATGATGATGGTTCTGGGAGCAAAGTGGCGGGAGTTCAGCACTAACAATCCTCTGCGGGGCTCGGCTGCTGCCACCACGGCCCTGGCGGCCGCTAGTGCCGCAGCAACTGTTGAAACGGCGGCAGAAACTCCAGCCGCTGCACCTGCAGCCCAAGTCAGTGCAGAGTCCACACCAGCAGCTCCCTTACGCAAGGCCAAGACAAAAGAGGGCAAGG GTCCCAATGCACGCAAGAAATCCAAACCTGCTCCCAAACCTCAGGAGAAGAAGGTGAAGACCAAAAAGGTTGCTCCTCTGAAGATCAAACTAGGAGGCTTCAACAGCAAGAGGAAACGCTCATCT agtgAAGAGGATGATGTTGACGTGGATAGTGACTTTGACGATGGCAGTATGAACAGTGTGTCCGTTTCAAATGGATCAAATAGCCGCAGTAGTCGCAGCAGTGCGAAGAAGAAGCCCAAAAAGAAGACGAAAAAGG gagatgatgatggtgatggcTATGAGACGGATCATCAGGATTACTGTGAGGTCTGTCAGCAGGGAGGAGAGATCATTCTCTGTGACACCTGTCCACGAGCCTATCACATGGTCTGCTTGGACCCTGATATGGAGAAGGCACCGGAGGGCACCTGGAGCTGCCCTCATTGT GAGAAGATGGGCATCCAGTGGGAGGCTCGTGAGGACGCGTCAGATGGCGAGGACGATAACGAGGCGGGAGGTGAGGCGGAGGAGGACGACCATCACATGGAGTTCTGCAGAGTGTGTAAGGATGGCGGAGAGCTGTTGTGCTGTGACTCCTGCCCCTCGTCGTACCACATCCACTGCCTTAACCCACCCCTGCCCGAGATTCCCAACGGAGAATGGATCTGCCCTCGCTGCACT tgtCCTACTATGAAAGGTAAGGTGCAGAAGATTCTGACCTGGCGTTGGAGTGAACCTCCTCCCCCGACTCCTGTGGCCCGGCCTACTGACCTCCCAGCCGATGCACCTGACCCCACACCATTGGCTGGTCGCCCTGAGAGGGAGTTCTTTGTTAAATGGCAGAATATGTCTTATTGGCACTGCTCCTGGGTTTCTGAGCTACAG CTGGAGATGCACTGTCAGGTGATGTTCAGAAACTACCAGCGCAAGAACGACATGGACGAGCCCCCGCCCATAGACTTCGGCGTTGAGGGAGAAGAGGACAAAAGTgaaaagagaaagaagaaagaccCCACCTACGCTCGGATGGAGGAGAAATACTACCGCTTCGGCATCAAGATGGAGTGGATGATGATTCACCGTATCCTGAACCATAG TGTGGATAAGAAGAATAACTGTCACTACCTTATCAAGTGGAGGGATGTAACGTATGATCAGTCTACCTGGGAGTCAGAGGATATGGATATACCAGAGTTTGACGCCTACAAACTGCAGTACTGGAACCACAG gGAGCTGATGATGGGTGATGAAGGTAAACCAGGAAAGAAGTTGAAGATCAAAGGGAAGGTGCGAAAACTGGACCGGCCTCCAGAGAACCCTGTCGTGGAT CCCACTATTAAGTTTGAGCGTCAGCCTGAATATCTGGACTCTACGGGCGGAACGTTGCATCCATACCAGCTGGAGGGGCTCAACTGGCTCCGCTTCTCCTGGGCTCAGGGAACCGACACCATCCTGGCAGACGAGATGGGTCTGGGAAAGACCGTGCAGACTGCTGTTTTCCTCTATTCACTGTATAAAGAG GGTCATTCTAAAGGTCCATTCCTGGTGAGTGCCCCCCTGTCCACCATCATTAACTGGGAGCGAGAGTTTGAGATGTGGGCACCGGACATGTACGTCGTCACATACGTCGGTGACAAGGACAGCAGGGCTGTCATCAGGGAAAACGAGTTCTCGTTTGAGAACAATGCCATCCGTGGTGGCAAGAAACCCTCTAAGATGAAG AAAGAAGCCTCTGTAAAGTTCCATGTTCTGTTGACCTCCTATGAGTTGATCACTATTGACACGGCCGTTCTGGGCTCCATCGACTGGGCTTGTTTGGTTGTTGACGAGGCCCACAGACTGAAGAATAACCAGTCAAAG TTTTTCAGGGTGCTGAACAATTACCCACTACAGCATAAGTTGTTGTTGACCGGAACTCCACTACAGAACAACTTGGAAGAGCTTTTCCATCTGCTCAACttcctcacacctgagagattcag TAATCTTGAGGGTTTCTTGGAGGAGTTTGCTGATATCGCCAAGGAGGACCAGATCAAAAAGCTTCACGACATGCTCGGACCGCACATGCTCAGGAGACTCAAAGCAGACGTGTTCAAGCACATGCCTTCCAAAACAGAGCTCATCGTCCGAGTCGAGCTCAGCCCCATGCAAAA GAAATATTACAAGTTCATCCTGACCCGCAATTTTGAGGCTCTAAACACTCGTGGCGGAGGAAACCAGGTTTCTCTGCTAAATGTCGTCATGGACCTCAAGAAGTGCTGTAATCATCCTTATCTCTTCCCTGTTGCTGCTATG GAAGCTGCCAAGTTGCCCAATGGCATGTACGAGGGCAGTGCCTTGACTAAAGCTGCTGGCAAACTGCTGCTACTGCAGAAGATGATGCGGAAACTCAAGGATGGTGGACACAGAGTGCTCATCTTCTCTCAG ATGACCAAAATGTTGGACCTGCTGGAAGACTTCCTGGAGAATGAGGGCTACAAATATGAGCGTATTGATGGAAGCATCACAGGAGGCATGAGACAGGAAGCCATTGATCGCTTTAATG CTCCCGGTGCTCCTCAGTTTGCTTTCCTGCTGTCGACCAGAGCCGGTGGTCTGGGTATCAACCTGGCGACCGCAGACACCGTCATCATCTACGACTCGGACTGGAACCCTCACAATGACATTCAG GCCTTTAGCAGAGCTCACCGAATTGGTCAAAACAAGAAGGTGATGATCTACCGCTTTGTAACCAAAGCCTCTGTAGAAGAGAGAATTACTCAG GTGGCCAAGAAGAAGATGATGTTGACTCACTTGGTTGTGCGTCCTGGATTGGGCTCAAAGACCGGTTCGATGTCCAAACAGGAGCTGGATGACATTCTCAAATTTGGTACAGAGGAGCTCTTCAAGGACGATGGAGAAG GAGAGAACAAAGAAGAAGATAGCAGCGTGATTCACTATGATGACAAAGCCATCGATCGGCTGCTGGATCGGAACCAGGACGCCACAGATGACACAGAGATCCAGAGCATGAACGAGTATCTCAGCTCCTTCAAAGTGGCTCAGTATGTGGTCAAGGACGAGGAGGAAGCG GAAGAGGAAGTTCAGAGGGAGATCATTAAGCAGGAGGAAAGTGTGGATCCAGATTACTGGGAGAAGCTGCTCCGACACCATTACGAGCAGCAGCAGGAGGATTTGGCTCGTAATCTGGGCAAGGGCAAACGAATCCGCAAACAGGTCAACTACAATGACGGCTCTCAGGAGGATCGAGGTAAGCGAC ACTGGCAGGATGATCAATCCGATGGCCAATCAGATTATTCCGTTGCTTCAGAGGAAGGAGACGAGGACTTTGACGAACGAACAGAAG CCAATTCACGGCGACCCAACAGGAAAGGCCTCAGAAACGACAAAGACAAACCCCTGCCCCCCCTGCTGGCCAGAGTGAGCGGCAACATTGAG GTGTTGGGTTTCAATGCTCGTCAGAGGAAGGCCTTCCTGAATGCTGTGATGCGTTATGGGATGCCGCCTCAGGACGCCTTCACAACCCAGTGGCTGGTCAGAGACTTGCGAGGCAAATCAGAGAAGGAGTTCAA GGCTTACGTCTCTCTCTTTATGCGGCACTTATGTGAGCCTGGTGCTGATGGTGCTGAAAGCTTTGCTGATGGCGTTCCCCGAGAGGGACTATCACGGCAACATGTCCTTACTCGTATTGGTGTGATGTCGTTAATCCGAAAGAAG GTGCAAGAGTTCGAGCATGTAAACGGTCAGTGGTCCATGCCCTGGATGATGGAGTTGAACGAGAATAAAACCGCGTCCACCGCTGGCAGCCAGCCCGACTCCCCCAGCAAAACGCCCTCTACTGGCACTCCAGCAGACACTCAGCCGAACACTCCTGCTCCAG ATGGTGTTTCCAAAGCAGAAGATGGTGGAAAAGACGCTGATAAAGAAAAGGTGAAAAATGGAGAGGGAGAGAAGGAGGCCAGTGAAAAAGACAATGAA GTCATTGCTATTCcggatgaagatgatgaagctTCCTCTGCTTCTGAAGAGAAAGGAAAAGACAAAGAGGAGAAGGACAAGGACAAGACGTCTGAATCCTCTTCAGAGGCAGATAAGACTGATGGGAATCAAGTTGAGAAAGAAGAGGAGAAAGGGAAGTCTGGAGATGCTGATGAGAAGACCGAAGACACCAAACCCAAAGGATCTGAGGCTGAGAAGGAAACTTCAGACAACAAAG GAGAAAAGGATGATGAACCTGAGAAGATGGACACTACCCCTGTTACAGATGAGAAGAAAG GTCAGAAGGATGAGAAGGAATCCGGTAAGACGGAGGAAACGGGAAAACTGCCGAATGGAGAAAGTGCCAAAGACAGCGCAGCGGCAGCACTAGCTGAAGAGAGGAAGAAAGCCAAAACACGGTTCATGTTCAACATTGCAGATGGAGGGTTTACCG aaTTACACTCCTTATGGCAGAATGAGGAGCGAGCCGCTACTGTCACCAAGAAGACCAATGAGATCTGGCATCGTCGCCATGACTACTGGCTACTTGCTGGCATAATACA ACATGGATACGCTCGTTGGCAAGATATTCAGAATGACGTCAGATTTGCCATTCTAAACGAACCCTTCAAGGGAGAGATCAACAGAGGAAACTTCCTGGAGATCAAGAACAAGTTCTTGGCCAGGAGATTCAAG TTGCTTGAGCAGGCTCTGGTGATTGAAGAGCAGCTGCGCAGAGCTGCGTATCTGAACATGACCGAAGACCCCTCTCACCCCTCCATGGCTCTCAACACACGCTTCAGTGAAGTGGAGTGTCTGGCCGAGTCCCACCAGCACCTGAGCAAGGAGTCCATGTCCGGAAACAAACCTGCCAATGCCGTCCTACATAAAG TACTGAAACAGCTAGAGGAGTTGCTAAGTGACATGAAAGCAGATGTCACCCGTCTCCCGGCGACCATCGCCAGGATACCACCTGTCGCCGTGAGGCTGCAAATGTCTGAAAGAAACATTCTCAGCCGTTTGGCCAGCAGAGGACCAGACACACAGTCTCAGCAG GTCCAGCAGTAG
- the chd4a gene encoding chromodomain-helicase-DNA-binding protein 4a isoform X2 yields MSGSEDDRDDFEPRSMMQDEDDLDEELSENDAPKVKKKKKAKKSSRESKGSKRNRSRREDIGISSPEPGEGPDLDDGEEDRSESEGSDYTPGRKKKKRASTAKDKKRSSSGADRNSGASKRREPEEEEDEDDDDSEPKSSSQLLDTWGMEDIDHVFSEEDYRTLTNYKAFSQFVRPLIAAKNPKIAVSKMMMVLGAKWREFSTNNPLRGSAAATTALAAASAAATVETAAETPAAAPAAQVSAESTPAAPLRKAKTKEGKGPNARKKSKPAPKPQEKKVKTKKVAPLKIKLGGFNSKRKRSSSEEDDVDVDSDFDDGSMNSVSVSNGSNSRSSRSSAKKKPKKKTKKGDDDGDGYETDHQDYCEVCQQGGEIILCDTCPRAYHMVCLDPDMEKAPEGTWSCPHCEKMGIQWEAREDASDGEDDNEAGGEAEEDDHHMEFCRVCKDGGELLCCDSCPSSYHIHCLNPPLPEIPNGEWICPRCTCPTMKGKVQKILTWRWSEPPPPTPVARPTDLPADAPDPTPLAGRPEREFFVKWQNMSYWHCSWVSELQLEMHCQVMFRNYQRKNDMDEPPPIDFGVEGEEDKSEKRKKKDPTYARMEEKYYRFGIKMEWMMIHRILNHSVDKKNNCHYLIKWRDVTYDQSTWESEDMDIPEFDAYKLQYWNHRELMMGDEGKPGKKLKIKGKVRKLDRPPENPVVDPTIKFERQPEYLDSTGGTLHPYQLEGLNWLRFSWAQGTDTILADEMGLGKTVQTAVFLYSLYKEGHSKGPFLVSAPLSTIINWEREFEMWAPDMYVVTYVGDKDSRAVIRENEFSFENNAIRGGKKPSKMKKEASVKFHVLLTSYELITIDTAVLGSIDWACLVVDEAHRLKNNQSKFFRVLNNYPLQHKLLLTGTPLQNNLEELFHLLNFLTPERFSNLEGFLEEFADIAKEDQIKKLHDMLGPHMLRRLKADVFKHMPSKTELIVRVELSPMQKKYYKFILTRNFEALNTRGGGNQVSLLNVVMDLKKCCNHPYLFPVAAMEAAKLPNGMYEGSALTKAAGKLLLLQKMMRKLKDGGHRVLIFSQMTKMLDLLEDFLENEGYKYERIDGSITGGMRQEAIDRFNAPGAPQFAFLLSTRAGGLGINLATADTVIIYDSDWNPHNDIQAFSRAHRIGQNKKVMIYRFVTKASVEERITQVAKKKMMLTHLVVRPGLGSKTGSMSKQELDDILKFGTEELFKDDGEGENKEEDSSVIHYDDKAIDRLLDRNQDATDDTEIQSMNEYLSSFKVAQYVVKDEEEAEEEVQREIIKQEESVDPDYWEKLLRHHYEQQQEDLARNLGKGKRIRKQVNYNDGSQEDRDWQDDQSDGQSDYSVASEEGDEDFDERTEANSRRPNRKGLRNDKDKPLPPLLARVSGNIEVLGFNARQRKAFLNAVMRYGMPPQDAFTTQWLVRDLRGKSEKEFKAYVSLFMRHLCEPGADGAESFADGVPREGLSRQHVLTRIGVMSLIRKKVQEFEHVNGQWSMPWMMELNENKTASTAGSQPDSPSKTPSTGTPADTQPNTPAPDGVSKAEDGGKDADKEKVKNGEGEKEASEKDNEVIAIPDEDDEASSASEEKGKDKEEKDKDKTSESSSEADKTDGNQVEKEEEKGKSGDADEKTEDTKPKGSEAEKETSDNKGEKDDEPEKMDTTPVTDEKKGQKDEKESGKTEETGKLPNGESAKDSAAAALAEERKKAKTRFMFNIADGGFTELHSLWQNEERAATVTKKTNEIWHRRHDYWLLAGIIQHGYARWQDIQNDVRFAILNEPFKGEINRGNFLEIKNKFLARRFKLLEQALVIEEQLRRAAYLNMTEDPSHPSMALNTRFSEVECLAESHQHLSKESMSGNKPANAVLHKVLKQLEELLSDMKADVTRLPATIARIPPVAVRLQMSERNILSRLASRGPDTQSQQVQQ; encoded by the exons GCCTCTGATTGCTGCAAAGAACCCCAAAATCGCAGTTTCCAAGATGATGATGGTTCTGGGAGCAAAGTGGCGGGAGTTCAGCACTAACAATCCTCTGCGGGGCTCGGCTGCTGCCACCACGGCCCTGGCGGCCGCTAGTGCCGCAGCAACTGTTGAAACGGCGGCAGAAACTCCAGCCGCTGCACCTGCAGCCCAAGTCAGTGCAGAGTCCACACCAGCAGCTCCCTTACGCAAGGCCAAGACAAAAGAGGGCAAGG GTCCCAATGCACGCAAGAAATCCAAACCTGCTCCCAAACCTCAGGAGAAGAAGGTGAAGACCAAAAAGGTTGCTCCTCTGAAGATCAAACTAGGAGGCTTCAACAGCAAGAGGAAACGCTCATCT agtgAAGAGGATGATGTTGACGTGGATAGTGACTTTGACGATGGCAGTATGAACAGTGTGTCCGTTTCAAATGGATCAAATAGCCGCAGTAGTCGCAGCAGTGCGAAGAAGAAGCCCAAAAAGAAGACGAAAAAGG gagatgatgatggtgatggcTATGAGACGGATCATCAGGATTACTGTGAGGTCTGTCAGCAGGGAGGAGAGATCATTCTCTGTGACACCTGTCCACGAGCCTATCACATGGTCTGCTTGGACCCTGATATGGAGAAGGCACCGGAGGGCACCTGGAGCTGCCCTCATTGT GAGAAGATGGGCATCCAGTGGGAGGCTCGTGAGGACGCGTCAGATGGCGAGGACGATAACGAGGCGGGAGGTGAGGCGGAGGAGGACGACCATCACATGGAGTTCTGCAGAGTGTGTAAGGATGGCGGAGAGCTGTTGTGCTGTGACTCCTGCCCCTCGTCGTACCACATCCACTGCCTTAACCCACCCCTGCCCGAGATTCCCAACGGAGAATGGATCTGCCCTCGCTGCACT tgtCCTACTATGAAAGGTAAGGTGCAGAAGATTCTGACCTGGCGTTGGAGTGAACCTCCTCCCCCGACTCCTGTGGCCCGGCCTACTGACCTCCCAGCCGATGCACCTGACCCCACACCATTGGCTGGTCGCCCTGAGAGGGAGTTCTTTGTTAAATGGCAGAATATGTCTTATTGGCACTGCTCCTGGGTTTCTGAGCTACAG CTGGAGATGCACTGTCAGGTGATGTTCAGAAACTACCAGCGCAAGAACGACATGGACGAGCCCCCGCCCATAGACTTCGGCGTTGAGGGAGAAGAGGACAAAAGTgaaaagagaaagaagaaagaccCCACCTACGCTCGGATGGAGGAGAAATACTACCGCTTCGGCATCAAGATGGAGTGGATGATGATTCACCGTATCCTGAACCATAG TGTGGATAAGAAGAATAACTGTCACTACCTTATCAAGTGGAGGGATGTAACGTATGATCAGTCTACCTGGGAGTCAGAGGATATGGATATACCAGAGTTTGACGCCTACAAACTGCAGTACTGGAACCACAG gGAGCTGATGATGGGTGATGAAGGTAAACCAGGAAAGAAGTTGAAGATCAAAGGGAAGGTGCGAAAACTGGACCGGCCTCCAGAGAACCCTGTCGTGGAT CCCACTATTAAGTTTGAGCGTCAGCCTGAATATCTGGACTCTACGGGCGGAACGTTGCATCCATACCAGCTGGAGGGGCTCAACTGGCTCCGCTTCTCCTGGGCTCAGGGAACCGACACCATCCTGGCAGACGAGATGGGTCTGGGAAAGACCGTGCAGACTGCTGTTTTCCTCTATTCACTGTATAAAGAG GGTCATTCTAAAGGTCCATTCCTGGTGAGTGCCCCCCTGTCCACCATCATTAACTGGGAGCGAGAGTTTGAGATGTGGGCACCGGACATGTACGTCGTCACATACGTCGGTGACAAGGACAGCAGGGCTGTCATCAGGGAAAACGAGTTCTCGTTTGAGAACAATGCCATCCGTGGTGGCAAGAAACCCTCTAAGATGAAG AAAGAAGCCTCTGTAAAGTTCCATGTTCTGTTGACCTCCTATGAGTTGATCACTATTGACACGGCCGTTCTGGGCTCCATCGACTGGGCTTGTTTGGTTGTTGACGAGGCCCACAGACTGAAGAATAACCAGTCAAAG TTTTTCAGGGTGCTGAACAATTACCCACTACAGCATAAGTTGTTGTTGACCGGAACTCCACTACAGAACAACTTGGAAGAGCTTTTCCATCTGCTCAACttcctcacacctgagagattcag TAATCTTGAGGGTTTCTTGGAGGAGTTTGCTGATATCGCCAAGGAGGACCAGATCAAAAAGCTTCACGACATGCTCGGACCGCACATGCTCAGGAGACTCAAAGCAGACGTGTTCAAGCACATGCCTTCCAAAACAGAGCTCATCGTCCGAGTCGAGCTCAGCCCCATGCAAAA GAAATATTACAAGTTCATCCTGACCCGCAATTTTGAGGCTCTAAACACTCGTGGCGGAGGAAACCAGGTTTCTCTGCTAAATGTCGTCATGGACCTCAAGAAGTGCTGTAATCATCCTTATCTCTTCCCTGTTGCTGCTATG GAAGCTGCCAAGTTGCCCAATGGCATGTACGAGGGCAGTGCCTTGACTAAAGCTGCTGGCAAACTGCTGCTACTGCAGAAGATGATGCGGAAACTCAAGGATGGTGGACACAGAGTGCTCATCTTCTCTCAG ATGACCAAAATGTTGGACCTGCTGGAAGACTTCCTGGAGAATGAGGGCTACAAATATGAGCGTATTGATGGAAGCATCACAGGAGGCATGAGACAGGAAGCCATTGATCGCTTTAATG CTCCCGGTGCTCCTCAGTTTGCTTTCCTGCTGTCGACCAGAGCCGGTGGTCTGGGTATCAACCTGGCGACCGCAGACACCGTCATCATCTACGACTCGGACTGGAACCCTCACAATGACATTCAG GCCTTTAGCAGAGCTCACCGAATTGGTCAAAACAAGAAGGTGATGATCTACCGCTTTGTAACCAAAGCCTCTGTAGAAGAGAGAATTACTCAG GTGGCCAAGAAGAAGATGATGTTGACTCACTTGGTTGTGCGTCCTGGATTGGGCTCAAAGACCGGTTCGATGTCCAAACAGGAGCTGGATGACATTCTCAAATTTGGTACAGAGGAGCTCTTCAAGGACGATGGAGAAG GAGAGAACAAAGAAGAAGATAGCAGCGTGATTCACTATGATGACAAAGCCATCGATCGGCTGCTGGATCGGAACCAGGACGCCACAGATGACACAGAGATCCAGAGCATGAACGAGTATCTCAGCTCCTTCAAAGTGGCTCAGTATGTGGTCAAGGACGAGGAGGAAGCG GAAGAGGAAGTTCAGAGGGAGATCATTAAGCAGGAGGAAAGTGTGGATCCAGATTACTGGGAGAAGCTGCTCCGACACCATTACGAGCAGCAGCAGGAGGATTTGGCTCGTAATCTGGGCAAGGGCAAACGAATCCGCAAACAGGTCAACTACAATGACGGCTCTCAGGAGGATCGAG ACTGGCAGGATGATCAATCCGATGGCCAATCAGATTATTCCGTTGCTTCAGAGGAAGGAGACGAGGACTTTGACGAACGAACAGAAG CCAATTCACGGCGACCCAACAGGAAAGGCCTCAGAAACGACAAAGACAAACCCCTGCCCCCCCTGCTGGCCAGAGTGAGCGGCAACATTGAG GTGTTGGGTTTCAATGCTCGTCAGAGGAAGGCCTTCCTGAATGCTGTGATGCGTTATGGGATGCCGCCTCAGGACGCCTTCACAACCCAGTGGCTGGTCAGAGACTTGCGAGGCAAATCAGAGAAGGAGTTCAA GGCTTACGTCTCTCTCTTTATGCGGCACTTATGTGAGCCTGGTGCTGATGGTGCTGAAAGCTTTGCTGATGGCGTTCCCCGAGAGGGACTATCACGGCAACATGTCCTTACTCGTATTGGTGTGATGTCGTTAATCCGAAAGAAG GTGCAAGAGTTCGAGCATGTAAACGGTCAGTGGTCCATGCCCTGGATGATGGAGTTGAACGAGAATAAAACCGCGTCCACCGCTGGCAGCCAGCCCGACTCCCCCAGCAAAACGCCCTCTACTGGCACTCCAGCAGACACTCAGCCGAACACTCCTGCTCCAG ATGGTGTTTCCAAAGCAGAAGATGGTGGAAAAGACGCTGATAAAGAAAAGGTGAAAAATGGAGAGGGAGAGAAGGAGGCCAGTGAAAAAGACAATGAA GTCATTGCTATTCcggatgaagatgatgaagctTCCTCTGCTTCTGAAGAGAAAGGAAAAGACAAAGAGGAGAAGGACAAGGACAAGACGTCTGAATCCTCTTCAGAGGCAGATAAGACTGATGGGAATCAAGTTGAGAAAGAAGAGGAGAAAGGGAAGTCTGGAGATGCTGATGAGAAGACCGAAGACACCAAACCCAAAGGATCTGAGGCTGAGAAGGAAACTTCAGACAACAAAG GAGAAAAGGATGATGAACCTGAGAAGATGGACACTACCCCTGTTACAGATGAGAAGAAAG GTCAGAAGGATGAGAAGGAATCCGGTAAGACGGAGGAAACGGGAAAACTGCCGAATGGAGAAAGTGCCAAAGACAGCGCAGCGGCAGCACTAGCTGAAGAGAGGAAGAAAGCCAAAACACGGTTCATGTTCAACATTGCAGATGGAGGGTTTACCG aaTTACACTCCTTATGGCAGAATGAGGAGCGAGCCGCTACTGTCACCAAGAAGACCAATGAGATCTGGCATCGTCGCCATGACTACTGGCTACTTGCTGGCATAATACA ACATGGATACGCTCGTTGGCAAGATATTCAGAATGACGTCAGATTTGCCATTCTAAACGAACCCTTCAAGGGAGAGATCAACAGAGGAAACTTCCTGGAGATCAAGAACAAGTTCTTGGCCAGGAGATTCAAG TTGCTTGAGCAGGCTCTGGTGATTGAAGAGCAGCTGCGCAGAGCTGCGTATCTGAACATGACCGAAGACCCCTCTCACCCCTCCATGGCTCTCAACACACGCTTCAGTGAAGTGGAGTGTCTGGCCGAGTCCCACCAGCACCTGAGCAAGGAGTCCATGTCCGGAAACAAACCTGCCAATGCCGTCCTACATAAAG TACTGAAACAGCTAGAGGAGTTGCTAAGTGACATGAAAGCAGATGTCACCCGTCTCCCGGCGACCATCGCCAGGATACCACCTGTCGCCGTGAGGCTGCAAATGTCTGAAAGAAACATTCTCAGCCGTTTGGCCAGCAGAGGACCAGACACACAGTCTCAGCAG GTCCAGCAGTAG